A single window of Gossypium hirsutum isolate 1008001.06 chromosome A10, Gossypium_hirsutum_v2.1, whole genome shotgun sequence DNA harbors:
- the LOC107889658 gene encoding disease resistance protein TAO1-like isoform X3, which translates to MDRKHNPTDKHIVLPIFYHVDPSDVRNSGGHFKTSFEEHESEQPADRVQQWKTAFAEVGKLKGWHIEGGKFDRPETEYIENVVEYVIKKLTNIKSGSASEELVGIDDQKRTILKLIKQKDCRVIGLWGMGGQGKTTLAEAVYKKISLEFESCCFLQNVREEIEKQGKKSLRNELLSKLLKSDVDIDTPTVGSTSIQDRLKNKKVLVVLDDISDPNQIDCMGVTVKRLGSGSKIIITSREKQVLKSGGADTIHEVKALTKNDSLQLFSTFAFKQLNPEVDFRDLSGKFVEYSQGSPLALRVLGCNLYGRTINDWESEMEKLGEYSHPEIFVVLKSSYDGLGMVEKNIFLDIACFFKGEPIKRTKHVLSCYRGVEDAISKLVSKCLINISSSSSTYNEDIISMHDMLEKLGKDIIRQKSKTPGKCRRLWSHEHIKQVLKYNQGTDRIQGMKLNMSHMDKLLLRPFVFENMTNLKYIIFYSPKNSELYTNQGDIVSLPDELKYFQWDGYPCKSLSSSFNPKNLVILKLRHGDIEQLWDGHQELVNLREIYVAYCNNIRKICNLSRAINLEILDCSYCESLVEVGNEGDRMDFVNLRKINFNGCMSLTKIPNLLRAINLEYLYCSDCKSLVELWNGDDCVDFVNLRKINFNGCVSLTKILNFSRAINLEYLYCSDCKSLVELWNGDDCVDFVNLREINFNGCVNLRKILNLSRAINLEYLYCSDCKSLVELWNGDDCVDFVNLREINFNGCVNLRKILNLSRAINLEYLYCSDCKSLVELWNGDDCVDFVNLREINFNGCVNLRKILNLSRAINLEYLYCSDCKSLVELWNGDDCVDFVNLREINFNGCVNLRKILNLSRAINLEYLYCSDCKSLVELWNGDDCVDFVNLREINFNGCVNLRKILNLSRAINLEYLYCSDCKSLVELWNGDDCVDFVNLREINFNGCVNLRKILNLSRAINLEYLYCSDCKSLVELWNGDDCVDFVNLREINFNGCLNLRKILNLPRAINLEYLYCSDCKSLVELWNEDDCVDFFNLREINFNGCVRLRKVTNLSRAINL; encoded by the exons ATGGATCGCAAGCACAATCCCACTGACAAACATATTGTTCTTCCCATCTTTTACCATGTTGATCCTTCCGATGTGCGAAATAGTGGTGGGCATTTTAAGACATCCTTCGAAGAGCATGAATCAGAGCAACCAGCTGATAGAGTACAACAATGGAAAACTGCTTTTGCAGAGGTCGGTAAATTAAAAGGGTGGCATATAGAAGGAGGCAAATTTGACAG aCCTGAAACCGAGTACATAGAAAATGTTGTTGAATATGTTATAAAAAAGTTGACGAATATTAAGTCTGGAAGTGCTTCTGAAGAATTGGTTGGAATAGATGACCAGAAAAGGACGATTTTGAAGCTGATTAAGCAAAAAGACTGTCGTGTAATAGGACTTTGGGGAATGGGTGGTCAAGGCAAAACAACCCTTGCTGAGGCTGTGTATAAAAAAATCTCTTTAGAGTTTGAAAGTTGTTGCTTTCTCCAAAATGTTAGAGAGGAAATAGAAAAACAGGGGAAGAAATCTTTACGAAATGAACTTCTTTCGAAATTATTGAAGTCAGATGTTGATATAGACACCCCCACTGTAGGATCCACTTCAATTCAAGACAGGCTCAAGAATAAGAAAGTACTTGTTGTCCTTGATGATATTAGTGACCCAAACCAAATAGATTGTATGGGTGTTACTGTTAAACGTTTGGGCTCTGGAAGTAAAATCATTATAACATCTAGAGAGAAACAAGTGCTTAAGAGTGGAGGAGCTGACACAATACATGAGGTGAAGGCATTAACTAAGAATGATTCTCTTCAACTTTTTTCTACCTTTGCATTTAAGCAGTTGAATCCTGAAGTTGATTTTCGAGATCTATCAGGCAAGTTTGTGGAGTACTCCCAAGGCAGTCCACTTGCCCTTAgagttttgggttgtaatttatatgGAAGGACTATAAATGATTGGGAAAGTGAGATGGAGAAGCTAGGGGAATATTCCCACCCCGAAATTTTTGTGGTTTTGAAAAGTAGTTATGATGGGTTAGGTATGGTAGAGAAGAATATATTTCTTGACATTGCATGCTTCTTTAAAGGGGAACCCATAAAAAGAACAAAACATGTTCTAAGTTGTTATCGGGGTGTAGAGGATGCAATAAGCAAATTGGTCAGCAAGTGCCTAATTAATATCTCATCTTCATCTTCTACTTATAATGAAGATATAATATCTATGCATGATATGCTTGAAAAGTTGGGAAAAGATATTATTCGCCAAAAATCTAAAACCCCTGGAAAGTGCAGGAGGCTATGGAGTCATGAACACATTAAACAAGTGCTCAAATATAATCAA GGGACAGATCGAATTCAAGGAATGAAGTTAAACATGTCGCATATGGATAAACTACTATTACGcccttttgtttttgaaaacatgacTAATCTTAAATATATCATCTTCTATTCTCCTAAGAATTCGGAACTATATACAAATCAAGGTGATATTGTATCTCTTCCTGATGAGTTAAAGTATTTTCAATGGGATGGTTACCCATGTAAATCTTTATCATCAAGTTTTAATCCAAAAAACCTTGTGATATTGAAATTACGACATGGAGACATCGAACAACTTTGGGATGGACATcag GAGCTTGTTAATTTAAGGGAAATTTATGTTGCATATTGCAATAATATAAGAAAGATATGTAATCTTTCGAGAGCCATCAACCTTGAAATCCTTGATTGCTCTTACTGTGAAAGTTTGGTTGAAGTTGGAAATGAAGGTGATCGTATG GACTTTGTTAATTTAAGGAAAATTAACTTCAATGGGTGCATGAGTTTAACCAAGATACCTAATCTTCTAAGAGCCATCAACCTTGAATACCTTTATTGCAGTGACTGTAAAAGTTTGGTTGAACTTTGGAATGGAGATGAttgtgtg GATTTTGTTAATTTAAGGAAAATTAACTTCAATGGGTGTGTGAGTTTAACGAAGATACTTAATTTTTCAAGAGCCATCAACCTTGAATACCTTTATTGCAGTGACTGTAAAAGTTTGGTTGAACTTTGGAACGGAGATGAttgtgtg GATTTTGTTAATTTAAGGGAAATTAATTTCAATGGGTGCGTGAATTTAAGGAAGATACTTAATCTTTCAAGAGCTATCAACCTTGAATACCTTTATTGCAGTGACTGTAAAAGTTTAGTTGAACTTTGGAATGGAGATGATTGTGTG GATTTTGTTAATTTAAGGGAAATTAACTTCAATGGGTGCGTGAATTTAAGGAAGATACTTAATCTTTCAAGAGCCATCAACCTTGAATACCTTTATTGCAGTGACTGTAAAAGTTTAGTTGAACTTTGGAATGGAGATGATTGTGTG GATTTTGTTAATTTAAGGGAAATTAACTTCAATGGGTGCGTGAATTTAAGGAAGATACTTAATCTTTCAAGAGCCATCAACCTTGAATACCTCTATTGCAGTGACTGTAAAAGTTTAGTTGAACTTTGGAATGGAGATGATTGTGTG GATTTTGTTAATTTAAGGGAAATTAACTTCAATGGGTGCGTGAATTTAAGGAAGATACTTAATCTTTCAAGAGCTATCAACCTTGAATACCTTTATTGCAGTGACTGTAAAAGTTTAGTTGAACTTTGGAATGGAGATGATTGTGTG GATTTTGTTAATTTAAGGGAAATTAACTTCAATGGGTGCGTGAATTTAAGGAAGATACTTAATCTTTCAAGAGCCATCAACCTTGAATACCTTTATTGCAGTGACTGTAAAAGTTTAGTTGAACTTTGGAATGGAGATGATTGTGTG GATTTTGTTAATTTAAGGGAAATTAACTTCAATGGGTGCGTGAATTTAAGGAAGATACTTAATCTTTCAAGAGCCATCAACCTTGAATACCTTTATTGCAGTGACTGTAAAAGTTTAGTTGAACTTTGGAATGGAGATGATTGTGTG GATTTTGTTAATTTAAGGGAAATTAACTTCAATGGGTGCTTGAATTTAAGGAAGATACTTAATCTTCCAAGAGCCATCAACCTCGAATACCTTTATTGCAGTGACTGTAAAAGTTTAGTTGAACTTTGGAATGAAGATGATTGTGTG gatttttttaatttaagggaaATTAACTTCAATGGGTGCGTGAGATTAAGGAAGGTAACTAATCTTTCAAGAGCCATCAACTTGTGA
- the LOC107889658 gene encoding disease resistance protein TAO1-like isoform X7 has product MDRKHNPTDKHIVLPIFYHVDPSDVRNSGGHFKTSFEEHESEQPADRVQQWKTAFAEVGKLKGWHIEGGKFDRPETEYIENVVEYVIKKLTNIKSGSASEELVGIDDQKRTILKLIKQKDCRVIGLWGMGGQGKTTLAEAVYKKISLEFESCCFLQNVREEIEKQGKKSLRNELLSKLLKSDVDIDTPTVGSTSIQDRLKNKKVLVVLDDISDPNQIDCMGVTVKRLGSGSKIIITSREKQVLKSGGADTIHEVKALTKNDSLQLFSTFAFKQLNPEVDFRDLSGKFVEYSQGSPLALRVLGCNLYGRTINDWESEMEKLGEYSHPEIFVVLKSSYDGLGMVEKNIFLDIACFFKGEPIKRTKHVLSCYRGVEDAISKLVSKCLINISSSSSTYNEDIISMHDMLEKLGKDIIRQKSKTPGKCRRLWSHEHIKQVLKYNQGTDRIQGMKLNMSHMDKLLLRPFVFENMTNLKYIIFYSPKNSELYTNQGDIVSLPDELKYFQWDGYPCKSLSSSFNPKNLVILKLRHGDIEQLWDGHQELVNLREIYVAYCNNIRKICNLSRAINLEILDCSYCESLVEVGNEGDRMDFVNLRKINFNGCMSLTKIPNLLRAINLEYLYCSDCKSLVELWNGDDCVDFVNLREINFNGCVSLRKIPNLSRAINLEYLYCSDCKSLVEIWNEDDCVDFVNLRKINFNGCVSLTKILNFSRAINLEYLYCSDCKSLVELWNGDDCVDFVNLREINFNGCVNLRKILNLSRAINLEYLYCSDCKSLVELWNGDDCVDFVNLREINFNGCVNLRKILNLSRAINLEYLYCSDCKSLVELWNGDDCVDFVNLREINFNGCVNLRKILNLSRAINLEYLYCSDCKSLVELWNGDDCVDFVNLREINFNGCVNLRKILNLSRAINLEYLYCSDCKSLVELWNGDDCVDFVNLREINFNGCVNLRKILNLSRAINLEYLYCSDCKSLVELWNGDDCVDFVNLREINFNGCVNLRKILNLSRAINLEYLYCSDCKSLVELWNGDDCVDFFNLREINFNGCVRLRKGFC; this is encoded by the exons ATGGATCGCAAGCACAATCCCACTGACAAACATATTGTTCTTCCCATCTTTTACCATGTTGATCCTTCCGATGTGCGAAATAGTGGTGGGCATTTTAAGACATCCTTCGAAGAGCATGAATCAGAGCAACCAGCTGATAGAGTACAACAATGGAAAACTGCTTTTGCAGAGGTCGGTAAATTAAAAGGGTGGCATATAGAAGGAGGCAAATTTGACAG aCCTGAAACCGAGTACATAGAAAATGTTGTTGAATATGTTATAAAAAAGTTGACGAATATTAAGTCTGGAAGTGCTTCTGAAGAATTGGTTGGAATAGATGACCAGAAAAGGACGATTTTGAAGCTGATTAAGCAAAAAGACTGTCGTGTAATAGGACTTTGGGGAATGGGTGGTCAAGGCAAAACAACCCTTGCTGAGGCTGTGTATAAAAAAATCTCTTTAGAGTTTGAAAGTTGTTGCTTTCTCCAAAATGTTAGAGAGGAAATAGAAAAACAGGGGAAGAAATCTTTACGAAATGAACTTCTTTCGAAATTATTGAAGTCAGATGTTGATATAGACACCCCCACTGTAGGATCCACTTCAATTCAAGACAGGCTCAAGAATAAGAAAGTACTTGTTGTCCTTGATGATATTAGTGACCCAAACCAAATAGATTGTATGGGTGTTACTGTTAAACGTTTGGGCTCTGGAAGTAAAATCATTATAACATCTAGAGAGAAACAAGTGCTTAAGAGTGGAGGAGCTGACACAATACATGAGGTGAAGGCATTAACTAAGAATGATTCTCTTCAACTTTTTTCTACCTTTGCATTTAAGCAGTTGAATCCTGAAGTTGATTTTCGAGATCTATCAGGCAAGTTTGTGGAGTACTCCCAAGGCAGTCCACTTGCCCTTAgagttttgggttgtaatttatatgGAAGGACTATAAATGATTGGGAAAGTGAGATGGAGAAGCTAGGGGAATATTCCCACCCCGAAATTTTTGTGGTTTTGAAAAGTAGTTATGATGGGTTAGGTATGGTAGAGAAGAATATATTTCTTGACATTGCATGCTTCTTTAAAGGGGAACCCATAAAAAGAACAAAACATGTTCTAAGTTGTTATCGGGGTGTAGAGGATGCAATAAGCAAATTGGTCAGCAAGTGCCTAATTAATATCTCATCTTCATCTTCTACTTATAATGAAGATATAATATCTATGCATGATATGCTTGAAAAGTTGGGAAAAGATATTATTCGCCAAAAATCTAAAACCCCTGGAAAGTGCAGGAGGCTATGGAGTCATGAACACATTAAACAAGTGCTCAAATATAATCAA GGGACAGATCGAATTCAAGGAATGAAGTTAAACATGTCGCATATGGATAAACTACTATTACGcccttttgtttttgaaaacatgacTAATCTTAAATATATCATCTTCTATTCTCCTAAGAATTCGGAACTATATACAAATCAAGGTGATATTGTATCTCTTCCTGATGAGTTAAAGTATTTTCAATGGGATGGTTACCCATGTAAATCTTTATCATCAAGTTTTAATCCAAAAAACCTTGTGATATTGAAATTACGACATGGAGACATCGAACAACTTTGGGATGGACATcag GAGCTTGTTAATTTAAGGGAAATTTATGTTGCATATTGCAATAATATAAGAAAGATATGTAATCTTTCGAGAGCCATCAACCTTGAAATCCTTGATTGCTCTTACTGTGAAAGTTTGGTTGAAGTTGGAAATGAAGGTGATCGTATG GACTTTGTTAATTTAAGGAAAATTAACTTCAATGGGTGCATGAGTTTAACCAAGATACCTAATCTTCTAAGAGCCATCAACCTTGAATACCTTTATTGCAGTGACTGTAAAAGTTTGGTTGAACTTTGGAATGGAGATGAttgtgtg GATTTTGTTAATTTAAGGGAAATTAACTTTAATGGGTGCGTGAGTTTAAGGAAGATACCTAATCTTTCAAGAGCTATCAACCTTGAATACCTTTATTGCAGTGACTGTAAAAGTTTGGTTGAAATTTGGAATGAAGATGATTGTGTG GATTTTGTTAATTTAAGGAAAATTAACTTCAATGGGTGTGTGAGTTTAACGAAGATACTTAATTTTTCAAGAGCCATCAACCTTGAATACCTTTATTGCAGTGACTGTAAAAGTTTGGTTGAACTTTGGAACGGAGATGAttgtgtg GATTTTGTTAATTTAAGGGAAATTAATTTCAATGGGTGCGTGAATTTAAGGAAGATACTTAATCTTTCAAGAGCTATCAACCTTGAATACCTTTATTGCAGTGACTGTAAAAGTTTAGTTGAACTTTGGAATGGAGATGATTGTGTG GATTTTGTTAATTTAAGGGAAATTAACTTCAATGGGTGCGTGAATTTAAGGAAGATACTTAATCTTTCAAGAGCCATCAACCTTGAATACCTTTATTGCAGTGACTGTAAAAGTTTAGTTGAACTTTGGAATGGAGATGATTGTGTG GATTTTGTTAATTTAAGGGAAATTAACTTCAATGGGTGCGTGAATTTAAGGAAGATACTTAATCTTTCAAGAGCCATCAACCTTGAATACCTCTATTGCAGTGACTGTAAAAGTTTAGTTGAACTTTGGAATGGAGATGATTGTGTG GATTTTGTTAATTTAAGGGAAATTAACTTCAATGGGTGCGTGAATTTAAGGAAGATACTTAATCTTTCAAGAGCTATCAACCTTGAATACCTTTATTGCAGTGACTGTAAAAGTTTAGTTGAACTTTGGAATGGAGATGATTGTGTG GATTTTGTTAATTTAAGGGAAATTAACTTCAATGGGTGCGTGAATTTAAGGAAGATACTTAATCTTTCAAGAGCCATCAACCTTGAATACCTTTATTGCAGTGACTGTAAAAGTTTAGTTGAACTTTGGAATGGAGATGATTGTGTG GATTTTGTTAATTTAAGGGAAATTAACTTCAATGGGTGCGTGAATTTAAGGAAGATACTTAATCTTTCAAGAGCCATCAACCTTGAATACCTTTATTGCAGTGACTGTAAAAGTTTAGTTGAACTTTGGAATGGAGATGATTGTGTG gatttttttaatttaagggaaATTAACTTCAATGGGTGCGTGAGATTAAGGAAG GGCTTTTGTTAA
- the LOC107889658 gene encoding disease resistance protein RPV1-like isoform X9 — protein MDRKHNPTDKHIVLPIFYHVDPSDVRNSGGHFKTSFEEHESEQPADRVQQWKTAFAEVGKLKGWHIEGGKFDRPETEYIENVVEYVIKKLTNIKSGSASEELVGIDDQKRTILKLIKQKDCRVIGLWGMGGQGKTTLAEAVYKKISLEFESCCFLQNVREEIEKQGKKSLRNELLSKLLKSDVDIDTPTVGSTSIQDRLKNKKVLVVLDDISDPNQIDCMGVTVKRLGSGSKIIITSREKQVLKSGGADTIHEVKALTKNDSLQLFSTFAFKQLNPEVDFRDLSGKFVEYSQGSPLALRVLGCNLYGRTINDWESEMEKLGEYSHPEIFVVLKSSYDGLGMVEKNIFLDIACFFKGEPIKRTKHVLSCYRGVEDAISKLVSKCLINISSSSSTYNEDIISMHDMLEKLGKDIIRQKSKTPGKCRRLWSHEHIKQVLKYNQGTDRIQGMKLNMSHMDKLLLRPFVFENMTNLKYIIFYSPKNSELYTNQGDIVSLPDELKYFQWDGYPCKSLSSSFNPKNLVILKLRHGDIEQLWDGHQELVNLREIYVAYCNNIRKICNLSRAINLEILDCSYCESLVEVGNEGDRMDFVNLREINFNGCVNLRKILNLSRAINLEYLYCSDCKSLVELWNGDDCVDFVNLREINFNGCVNLRKILNLSRAINLEYLYCSDCKSLVELWNGDDCVDFVNLREINFNGCVNLRKILNLSRAINLEYLYCSDCKSLVELWNGDDCVDFVNLREINFNGCVNLRKILNLSRAINLEYLYCSDCKSLVELWNGDDCVDFVNLREINFNGCVNLRKILNLSRAINLEYLYCSDCKSLVELWNGDDCVDFVNLREINFNGCLNLRKILNLPRAINLEYLYCSDCKSLVELWNEDDCVDFFNLREINFNGCVRLRKVTNLSRAINL, from the exons ATGGATCGCAAGCACAATCCCACTGACAAACATATTGTTCTTCCCATCTTTTACCATGTTGATCCTTCCGATGTGCGAAATAGTGGTGGGCATTTTAAGACATCCTTCGAAGAGCATGAATCAGAGCAACCAGCTGATAGAGTACAACAATGGAAAACTGCTTTTGCAGAGGTCGGTAAATTAAAAGGGTGGCATATAGAAGGAGGCAAATTTGACAG aCCTGAAACCGAGTACATAGAAAATGTTGTTGAATATGTTATAAAAAAGTTGACGAATATTAAGTCTGGAAGTGCTTCTGAAGAATTGGTTGGAATAGATGACCAGAAAAGGACGATTTTGAAGCTGATTAAGCAAAAAGACTGTCGTGTAATAGGACTTTGGGGAATGGGTGGTCAAGGCAAAACAACCCTTGCTGAGGCTGTGTATAAAAAAATCTCTTTAGAGTTTGAAAGTTGTTGCTTTCTCCAAAATGTTAGAGAGGAAATAGAAAAACAGGGGAAGAAATCTTTACGAAATGAACTTCTTTCGAAATTATTGAAGTCAGATGTTGATATAGACACCCCCACTGTAGGATCCACTTCAATTCAAGACAGGCTCAAGAATAAGAAAGTACTTGTTGTCCTTGATGATATTAGTGACCCAAACCAAATAGATTGTATGGGTGTTACTGTTAAACGTTTGGGCTCTGGAAGTAAAATCATTATAACATCTAGAGAGAAACAAGTGCTTAAGAGTGGAGGAGCTGACACAATACATGAGGTGAAGGCATTAACTAAGAATGATTCTCTTCAACTTTTTTCTACCTTTGCATTTAAGCAGTTGAATCCTGAAGTTGATTTTCGAGATCTATCAGGCAAGTTTGTGGAGTACTCCCAAGGCAGTCCACTTGCCCTTAgagttttgggttgtaatttatatgGAAGGACTATAAATGATTGGGAAAGTGAGATGGAGAAGCTAGGGGAATATTCCCACCCCGAAATTTTTGTGGTTTTGAAAAGTAGTTATGATGGGTTAGGTATGGTAGAGAAGAATATATTTCTTGACATTGCATGCTTCTTTAAAGGGGAACCCATAAAAAGAACAAAACATGTTCTAAGTTGTTATCGGGGTGTAGAGGATGCAATAAGCAAATTGGTCAGCAAGTGCCTAATTAATATCTCATCTTCATCTTCTACTTATAATGAAGATATAATATCTATGCATGATATGCTTGAAAAGTTGGGAAAAGATATTATTCGCCAAAAATCTAAAACCCCTGGAAAGTGCAGGAGGCTATGGAGTCATGAACACATTAAACAAGTGCTCAAATATAATCAA GGGACAGATCGAATTCAAGGAATGAAGTTAAACATGTCGCATATGGATAAACTACTATTACGcccttttgtttttgaaaacatgacTAATCTTAAATATATCATCTTCTATTCTCCTAAGAATTCGGAACTATATACAAATCAAGGTGATATTGTATCTCTTCCTGATGAGTTAAAGTATTTTCAATGGGATGGTTACCCATGTAAATCTTTATCATCAAGTTTTAATCCAAAAAACCTTGTGATATTGAAATTACGACATGGAGACATCGAACAACTTTGGGATGGACATcag GAGCTTGTTAATTTAAGGGAAATTTATGTTGCATATTGCAATAATATAAGAAAGATATGTAATCTTTCGAGAGCCATCAACCTTGAAATCCTTGATTGCTCTTACTGTGAAAGTTTGGTTGAAGTTGGAAATGAAGGTGATCGTATG GATTTTGTTAATTTAAGGGAAATTAACTTCAATGGGTGCGTGAATTTAAGGAAGATACTTAATCTTTCAAGAGCCATCAACCTTGAATACCTTTATTGCAGTGACTGTAAAAGTTTAGTTGAACTTTGGAATGGAGATGATTGTGTG GATTTTGTTAATTTAAGGGAAATTAACTTCAATGGGTGCGTGAATTTAAGGAAGATACTTAATCTTTCAAGAGCCATCAACCTTGAATACCTCTATTGCAGTGACTGTAAAAGTTTAGTTGAACTTTGGAATGGAGATGATTGTGTG GATTTTGTTAATTTAAGGGAAATTAACTTCAATGGGTGCGTGAATTTAAGGAAGATACTTAATCTTTCAAGAGCTATCAACCTTGAATACCTTTATTGCAGTGACTGTAAAAGTTTAGTTGAACTTTGGAATGGAGATGATTGTGTG GATTTTGTTAATTTAAGGGAAATTAACTTCAATGGGTGCGTGAATTTAAGGAAGATACTTAATCTTTCAAGAGCCATCAACCTTGAATACCTTTATTGCAGTGACTGTAAAAGTTTAGTTGAACTTTGGAATGGAGATGATTGTGTG GATTTTGTTAATTTAAGGGAAATTAACTTCAATGGGTGCGTGAATTTAAGGAAGATACTTAATCTTTCAAGAGCCATCAACCTTGAATACCTTTATTGCAGTGACTGTAAAAGTTTAGTTGAACTTTGGAATGGAGATGATTGTGTG GATTTTGTTAATTTAAGGGAAATTAACTTCAATGGGTGCTTGAATTTAAGGAAGATACTTAATCTTCCAAGAGCCATCAACCTCGAATACCTTTATTGCAGTGACTGTAAAAGTTTAGTTGAACTTTGGAATGAAGATGATTGTGTG gatttttttaatttaagggaaATTAACTTCAATGGGTGCGTGAGATTAAGGAAGGTAACTAATCTTTCAAGAGCCATCAACTTGTGA